GGTGTTGTAGAAGGCAACTTGTTCGTTGAAGCGACGTCTCTCGACCGCGATGCGATTTTCCGTTCCGGCCAATTCGTCTTGCAGGGCCAGAAAATTTTCATTGGCTTTTAACTGTGGATAATTTTCAGCAACGACAAGCAGACGACTTAAAGCGCCGGTTAATTGCTCATTGGCCGCGATTTTATCCGGGATAGTTGTGGCACCACCTACTTTAGCTCTGGCCTCGGTCACATCGATAAAAACTTTTTGTTCGTGGGCCGCATAGCCTTTGACAGTTTCAACAAGATTGGGAATGAGATCAAAGCGTCTCTGCAAAACGTTTTCCACCTGAGACCATGATTCCTGAACGGTCTGGTTTAATTTAACCAGTTGATTATATTTCCCCACACCAACTCCCACAAAAAGAACAACAACGGCTAAAACAATCCATAGAATTTTTTTCATAGTGCCTCCAAATTGTTTACGCATTTA
The DNA window shown above is from Deltaproteobacteria bacterium and carries:
- a CDS encoding LemA family protein produces the protein MKKILWIVLAVVVLFVGVGVGKYNQLVKLNQTVQESWSQVENVLQRRFDLIPNLVETVKGYAAHEQKVFIDVTEARAKVGGATTIPDKIAANEQLTGALSRLLVVAENYPQLKANENFLALQDELAGTENRIAVERRRFNEQVAFYNTFAQQFPNNIVVAFTSFPKQQIFFKAEDGAKQAPKVKF